The Sphingopyxis sp. YR583 DNA segment GACGCGAACGCAGGTCCGGGAGCGCGACATTCCAGTCCGCCGGCGGCGCATCGGCGATAATCAGCAGCGGCTCGCCGCTGGCCTGCGCGGCATTCCACGCATGAAAAATCTCTTCTTCCGATACGCTGTCATGCCCGTCGATGACGCGCCCGCCGGTGTCGCTGACGAAAAGCCGGCCGATCAGGCTTCGACCCGAACCCCGCGGCCCGGTCAGCACCGCCGTGCGGACCGGCCAGGTTGCGACATGGCGCAGATAGCGCACGGCGTCGGCATTGCTGGTCCCGACGATCAGCGGGCCGTCGTTGCTGCCCCCTGCGCTCCAGTCGAGCGGCAAGGCGATCTGTCCCGATGGGCGTGCCATCAGCGACTGATCCTGAGCTGTCCGCCGCCTTCCTGCACCTTGAACCCGCGCGCAGTGAGTGCGGCCTTGAGCGCGGCGATGTCGCCGCGGAAGCTGACCCGCATCACCGACGTGCCGCCCAGCGCAAGGCTGGTGGTCGAAGCCGACTGGACGCCGGCTGCGCCCGCCACCGAACGCTCGGTCGCGGTGACCGAATCGACGTCGGGCGAACTATATTGGACGGTGAAGCTCTGTACGCCCACGGCCGCCGTGGTCGGTACGCTGGAGTCGGTTTCGCTCGGCAGCACATCCGTGTCGGTCGCGGCCTCTTCGGGCAGGTCTTCCCGTTCGACCGGCTTTTCAAGAACGAGATAGGTATCGGTGCGCAGCACGCCGGATGCCAGCGCGTCGATATAGATGCGATCCATGCGTGCCACCGCCTTTTCCATCATGTCAGGAAGTGCCGCGGGGCTGGGACCGGTCATCGTGAAGCTGGAGATCAGCTTGCTGTCGGGACCGAAACGCGCCGTGAAATAGCCTTTGATCGGGCCACCGGGATAGGAATATTCGACGCGCGCGATGGGCGTGAGAACATCGGCCGCACCATATTGATCGAGGATGACGCGCCACCAGACGCGGCCGCGGCGGCCGGTCTGCCCCGAATTGAGGAGCAAGGTATCCGCGCCGGTGCCCGCCGTGCGGACATAATCGATTGCGCTCTGCCCCGTATTATATTCGGCCCATGCGCGCTGCCATGCGCTGCGCTGTTCGAACACCTGCGGGATGCCGTCGATCGAGTAGACCGGGATAACGAGCAGCGGCGGCGAACGCAGCGTGCGACCGCTGACGCCCAGAATCTGTCCGGCGCGCACGCGGTCGAACTGGACGCCGAGCTTTGCGACGTAGCGGCGCGGGCCGATCTGTTCTTCCTCGACAACGATCGCAGTGACGATGCCGTCGAGGACCGAATCGGTGAGCGCGGGACCATCGCTGCCGTTCAATTTGCGATAGAGTTGCTTCCAGCCGAGGCGCTGCGCCTCGCGCCACCCCTTGGTCCGCGCATCATCGGCATTGTCGCCGGTCACATCGACCATGATGCCGCTCGCGAGAAAATCGCCGCTGCTGTTGATCGGAGTGATTCCGCGATCGCCGCGGCTGATCTGCCCCTCGACCACGCCGACGAGCAAAATCGCGAAAAACAGGCCGAAAAGCGCGGCCCAGCGCCAGTCGCGCGGGCGAATGGCATCGAGGGACAGGCGGGGCGCGAAGCGCGGGAAAGCGGCCGAAATCATATCTTCTCTATGCTTTGCCCAAAAGCGCGGGCCCCGACAAGGAAATCATGGCAATTATCGGCTGGAACCGTTAGTCGCGCGTGCCATGGATTCCAAGCACAACCAACCCGGCTCCTACACTTATGCGCAGGCCGGCGTATCGATCGAGACCGGCAACGCGCTGGTCCGTGCCATTGCCCCGCTCGCCCGTGCGACGCGCCGACCCGGTGCCGACGCCGACCTTGGCGGCTTTGGCGGCTTTTTCGACCTGAAGGCGGCGGGGTTCAACGATCCGCTGCTCGTCGCGGCGAATGACGGCGTCGGCACCAAGCTCAAGCTCGCCATCGAATCGGGCAAGCATGACGGGGTCGGCATCGACCTGGTCGCGATGTGCGCGAATGATCTGATCGTTCAGGGCGCCGAGCCGCTGTTTTTCCTTGATTATTACGCCACGGGCAAGCTCGACAACGATGTCGCGACCGAAGTCGTCGCGAGCATTGCCGAGGGGTGCAAGCAGGCCGGATGCGCGCTGATCGGCGGCGAGACCGCCGAGATGCCGGGCATGTATTCGGACGGCGATTATGACCTTGCCGGCTTTTGCGTCGGCGCGGTCGAGCGCGACCAGGTGCTGACCGCCGACAAACTTGCGGCAGGCGACGTGATATTGGGCCTCGCCTCGTCGGGCGTGCATTCGAACGGCTTCTCGCTCGTGCGGCGCCTTGCCGCCGACAAGGGCTGGAAACTCGACCGCCCCGCGCTGTTCGACCAGACTATCCTGCTGATCGACGCGCTGATGGCGCCGACGCGCATTTATGTGAAGAGCCTGCTGCCGCTGGTGAAGACCGGCAAAATCCATGCGCTCGCGCATATCACCGGCGGCGGCTTGCTCGAGAATATCCCGCGTATCCTGCCGAAAACCCTTCATGCTCATGTCGATGCCGACGCCTGGGAGCAGCCGCGCCTGATGGCCTTCCTGCAGGCGCAGGGTAATATCGAGCCCGAAGAGATGGCGCGCACCTTCAACTGCGGGATCGGCATGGCGGTCGTCGTGGCCGAGAGCGATGTCGCCGAAGTCACCGCAGCGCTCGAAGCCGCCGGCGAGACGGCGTTCCGCATCGGTCATATCGCCGAAGGCGAAAAGGGCTGCACCGTGACGGGCAGCGCCGAAACATGGAGCGCGATGGGCGCGTGGTCGGCAACGCATAATGGCTAAAGCGCGTGTCGCCGTCCTGATTTCGGGTGCGGGCACGAATATGGCAGCGCTGCTTTACGCAGCGAAGGCGACCGATTGCCCCTATAAACTGGTCTTCGTCGGCAGCAACGACCCCGACGCGCCGGGGCTAGCGATTGCCGACGCCGAGGGAATCGCGACTTGGGCGCTATCGCACAAGGGCATGAACCGTGATGCGTTCGACGCGCTGGTCGACGAGCAGCTGCGCGCCGCCGGCGCCGAGTTCGTCGCGCTTGCGGGCTATATGCGCATCCTTTCCGACGATTTCGTCGGTCGCTGGGCGGGCAAGATGCTCAACATCCATCCCAGCCTGCTGCCGCTCTACAAAGGCCTGAACACGCACAGTCAAGCGATCGACGCTGGCGACAAATTCGGCGGATGCAGCGTCCATATCGTGACGCCGGGCGTCGATGACGGCCCGGTGCTGGCGCAGACGCCGGTCGCGATCCTGCCCGGCGATACGGTCGAGACGCTAGCGCGGCGCGTCCAGTTCGCCGAGCATCAGCTTTATCCCGCCACGCTCGCCGCCTTCGTGACGCGCGAGCGGTCGCCCGACTATCTGCTCGGGCGCGTCCGGGAGCTCGCGATGGCGCTGCCCGAGGCCGACGAGGTGGTGTCGCACGGCATGCCCTGCTTCGGGATCGTGAAGGGCAAGAAATTCGCCTATTTTACCGAGGATCATCACGGCGACGGCAAGATCGCGCTGCTGGTCAAGATCAGCGGCGCCGAGGAGCAGGCGATGCTGATCGAACTCGACGAAGACCGCTATTACCGGCCCGCCTATTTCGGCGACGGTTGGGTGGGCATCCGCCTCGACCTTGGCGATACCGACTGGGATGCGATCGGCGAATGGCTGCGCAAGAGCTGGCTCGCGATTGCGCCGAAGAAGCTGGCGGGGCTGATGGGGGTTGCCGAGGAGTTTTGACGATGCGGTTTTTCGCAGGCCTGTTGATCCTCATGCTTTCCGGCTGCGGCATGGCCGTTTCCGACAAGCCGATGCTCGAGCAGACCGATACCGCTGGCGCGCCGCAATTCGAGGATGGCGTGTGGCTGATGCCCGAACTCGATGACGAGAAGGATTGCGCCGTCGATACCGCCCGGCCCGTCTCGCAATGGCCCGACTGCGCGGAATGGGCGGTACACCGCGACGGACAATGGTTCGCGCGCGAGGGTAACAGCGGGATCGTCACCAAGGCGGTCCCGCGCGACGCCGTGATCGTGTCGAACGGCGATATCGCGATCGTCCAGCTCGAATCGGACAAGTCGCCCGCCGAGGACGGCACCGTCGATCCGACCCCCTATTCGTTCATCGCGTTCGACAACCGGCCTGCGGCGACGGAGAAGCTGCGCACGATCGGCTTCTGGATCGTGATGTGCGGCACCTATGAGGAAAAGGACGAGGAGACCCCGGCGACGCTGGTTCGTTTCCCCGGCTTCGACGAGAAATGCCGGCCGGCGTCGGTGCAGGTGCTGCGCGAGGCGGCCAAATCGAGCCGCCCGGCGGCGTCGGTCGACCTGCCCGCTTTCCATTGGGCGCGGGCGGCGCTCGACTGAACAAAAAAGGCCGCCGGATCGCTCCGGCGGCCTCTTCCTTGCCTTGCGGCGTGTGTCGTTTAGCCGACGATTTCTTCGGGCTTGAAGAAGTAAGCGATTTCGATCGCCGCATTCTCGTCGCTGTCCGAACCGTGGACCGTGTTCGCCTCGATGCTTTCGGCCAGTTCCTTGCGGATCGTGCCGGGCTCGGCGTTCGCGGGGTTGGTGGCGCCCATGATGTCGCGGTTCGCCTGCATCGCGTTTTCGCCTTCGAGGACCTGGACGACGACGGGGCCGCTGATCATGAAATCGACAAGTTCGCCGAAGAAGGGGCGTTCCTTGTGGACCGCGTAGAAGCCTTCGGCCTGTTCGCGCGTCATGTGGATGCGCTTCGACGCGACGACGCGCAGGCCGGCGTCTTCGAGCATCTTGGTGACGGCGCCGGTGATGTTGCGACGCGTGGCGTCGGGCTTGATGATCGAGAAAGTGCGAGTGACCGCCATGGGGAAGCTCCTGATTGGTGTGTTATATGATGCGCGCGCCTCTAGCCGCGCTTTTGCTGCACTGCAAGGACAGAGCGCCGCGGCGTCAGGGCCCTTCGGACCAGCGGCCGTTTTCGTCCTGTTTCCAGAAGCGGTTGTCGACATCTTCGCGCGCGGCGAGCGTGCGCCAGAGCGCACGGGCGTCGTCGATGCGGCTGTTGTCGAAGAGGAGGAAGGTGCGCTCGAATCCGAACGCCTCCTCGTGCCATTCGCCGTCGGCAAGCGCGAGGTGGCTGGCGCGGTTCGGCGGGGACGGGTCGAGCGTACCCGCGATCAGGATCGGCTCGATCTCCTCGTCGGGCGACCCCGCGTGGCCGTGCGGCAGGAAGCTGGCGGGTTGCAGCGTCCACAGCGCCTCGTCGATCGCCTGCCGCTGCATTGCGGGCGCGGCGACCACGAGCAGCCGGTCGCCGTTCGCGAGGATTCGCGTAGCGAGCGCGGGGAGCACCCGTTCGACCGGGTCGCGGGTCAGCCGGTAAAAGTCGACGCGCGCCATGCTCCCCTGCCCTGTACTGCTCAGCCCTCGTGGTTGGCGGCGATATAGCGGTCGAGCAGGCGCACGCCGTAGCCGGTCGCGCCCTTCGCCCACACCGGGCCGTCCTTGTCGGCCCACGCCATGCCCGCGATGTCGAGATGCGCCCAGGCGACGCCCTCGTCGACGAAGCGCTTCAGGAATTGCGCGGCGGTGATCGAGCCGCCTTCGCGCGGGCCGATATTCTTCATGTCGGCGATCGGGCTGTCGATCAGCTTGTCGTAAGCGGGCGACAGCGGGAAGCGCCACAGCTTGTTGTTGCTGGCCTCGCCCGCGGCGATCAGGTCGGTCGCGAGCGTGTCGTCATTGGCGAAGATGCCGGCATATTCGTGGCCGAGCGAGATCACCATCGCGCCGGTGAGGGTCGCGAGGTCGACGATCACCTTGGGATCATAGGCGCTCTGCGCCCAGCTGATCGCGTCGCAGAGGACAAGGCGGCCCTCGGCGTCGGTGTTGAGCACCTCGACCGTCTGGCCCGACATGGTGGAAACGACGTCGCCGGGGCGCATCGCATTGCCGTCCGGCATATTTTCGACGAGGCCGACGACGCCGACGACATTCGCCTTCGCCTTGCGGCCGGCGATCGCCTTGATCGCGCCCGCGACAGCGCCCGCGCCGCCCATGTCCCACTTCATCATGTCCATGCCGGCGGCGGGCTTGATGCTGATGCCGCCGGTGTCGAAGGTGACGCCCTTGCCGATGAAGACGACGGGCGCGTCGCCTGGATTACCGCCGTTCCAGCGCATAGCGAGCAGGCGCGGCGGGCGAGTCGAGCCCTGCGCAACGCCGAGCAGCGCACCCATGCCGAGCGCCTTCATCTGGCGTTCGTCGAGCACTTCGATTTCGACGCCAAGGTCGGCGAGGTGCTGGCAGCGTTCGACGAAGGTTTCGGGATACAGGATGTTCGGCGGCTCGGCGACGAGCGTCTGGGTCAGCGCGACGCCGTCGGCAATCGCTTCATTTTCGGCCCAACGGCCCGAAAGGTCGGTGTGCGGCGAGGCGATCGTCACCGTCTTGAGGCTGGGCCTCGCGGTGTCGGCAAGGCGGGTGCGATAGGTGTCGAGGCGCCAGTTGCGCAGGCGCGCGCCCATCGCGAAGGCCAGGACGTCGTCGGCATCGCTCGTGCCCGCGCTCGCGAAATCGACATGGACGTGAGCGACGCCGCTCGTCTGCAACTTGGCCGTCAGCGCCGCACCGCCGCGCTCGAGATCCGCCTCGCCGCCCTCGCCGATGCCCACGAGCAGCAGACGCTTCGCCTGCGCGCCGTCGATCGCCGCGGTTTCGGCGATCGTGCCCGCCGCGCCGTCGAAGCGCGCCTGCGCCGCAGCGGCGCCGAGCAGCGCACCGAGCGCGCCGGCTTCGCCCTTGCGGACCGGAAACGCGACAACGTCGGCAGACGCATCGATTTGCGCGACAAACTGAATGTCCATGCCTTAACTTTCTTATGCGATGATTGATTGGAACGTGCCGGACCGATAGGGGTTTCGCCTGCGAGTTGCAAAAACAAAGCAGCCGGTCCAGTCCGGGTGGACGCAAGATAAGGTGTGGGACAAAGATATCAAATGAGCTGGGCTTTGTTCCAACACACGGCGCGCGCACGGCCCTTCTGGCTGGCGACCGCAAGCAGTGCGGCGCTGATCGCGTGCCCGGTGCTGGCCCAGACCAGCGAGGAAATGACCCGACCGGCCGATGTCGCAGCGCAGCCCGACCTGCAAACGCCCGATATCGCCCCCGCCGCGTCCGACGCGCCCGATGTAAAGGGCGAGGAACAGATCGGATTTGCCGCCGACAACCTCAATTACGACAGCGACAGCGAAGTCGTCGTTGCCGAGGGCAATGTCCAGATGAACCGCGAAGCGATCGAAATGCGCGCGGACAAGGTCACCTGGAACCGGCAGACCGGCAAGGTTTTTGCCGAGGGCAATGTCACGATCAAGAATCCCGAAGGCGACACCGCCTATGGCGACAAGATCGAACTGACCGATACGCTGCGCGACGGCGTCGTCGAAAACCTGCTCGTCGTGCTCGACAATGGATCGCGCCTTGCCGCGATCAGGGGCACGCGGTTCGACAATGGCAATATCGAGCTGGAGAACGCCGCCTACACGCCTTGTCCGGTCGAGGATGAATCGGGTTGCCCGAAGAATCCGAGCTGGCAGATTCGCGCGGTCAAGGTGATGTACGACCGGACGAAGAACAAGATCCGCTACAAGGGTGCGCGGGTCGAGATTTTCGGCCTGCCACTGATCCCCCTGCCCGGCCTCAGTCACCCGGCGAACAGCGAAGCGGGAAGCGGCATCCTCGTCCCCGAAATCCGGCTCGACCGCAGCAACGGGTTCGAAATTGCGGTCCCCTATTATCTGCGCCTCGCGCCCGACCGCGACATCACGATCACCCCGCATCTTTACACAAGCGCGGCGCCGATGATCGAAGGCGAGTTCCGCGCGCTGACCGATATCGGATCGTTCCGCATCAACGGTTATGCCACTTATGGCTCGCTGGTCCCGCTGACCGGCGAAGATCCGGACACCCAGAAGCGTTTTCGCGGCTATCTGGAAAGCGCCGGCAAGTTCCAGTTCGACCCGCGATGGAGCCTCACCTATTCGGGCCGCATCGCGACCGACCGCACCTTCATGCGCCGGTACGACATCAGTCGCGACGACCGGCTACGCTCGACCTTCGAACTCGAGCGGATCGGCGGCAATAGCTACATGTCGATCGCGGGCTGGGCGACGCAGACGCTGCGCGTCAACGATGTGCAAGGACAGCAGGCGATCGCGCTGCCCGTTATCGATTATCGCCAGCGCTTCGCCGACCCGGTGCTGGGCGGCCAGTTCGAACTCCAGCTCAACACGCTGGCGATCGGGCGCACCGCCGGCCAGGACACGCAGCGCGCCTTTGCCGGCGCACGCTGGGATTTGCGCGGCCTGACGGGGCTGGGTCAGGAAGTCACGCTGACCGCATTGGTGCGCGGCGACGTTTATCACAGCGACGAGAATCTGCTCACCGCCATTCCCGGCTATCGCGGCAAATCGGGCTGGCAGGCGCGCGGGATCGCCGCGGTCGCCGCCGATATGCGCTGGCCCTTCATCGGCGAATTTGCAGGCGGCACGCAGACGCTGACCCCCCGTATTCAGGTCGTCGCGACGCCGCCGATCAAGAATCTGGATATCCCGAACGAGGATTCGCGGGCCTTCGACCTTGAAGACAGCAATTTGTTCGCGATCAACCGGTTCAACGGCCACGACCGGTTCGAGGACGGCGCGCGCGTCACTTACGGTGTCGAATGGAATTACAGCCGGCCCGGCTTCAACATCAACAGCGTCGTCGGCCAAAGCTATCGCCTGTCGGACAAGCCCAGCCTGTTTCCCGACGGCACGGGGCTGACCGACCGGACGTCGGACATCGTCGGCCGCACGACGATTGCCTATCGCGATTTCCTGCGCCTGACCCACCGTTTCCGGCTCGACAAGGACAATCTGGCGGTTCGCCGCAACGAATTCGACGCAACGATCGGCGGCCGCTCGACCTATGCCGTGCTCGGCTATTCGCGGCTCAACCGCGACATCTTGTTGCTCGGCGAGGATTTGCAGGATCGCGAGGAAGCGCGTGTCGGCGGGCGCGTCGCGGTCGCGAAAAACTGGTCGATCTTCGGCTCGGCAATCGTCGACCTGACCCAGCAAAGCGACGATCCGCTGAGCGGTGCCGACGGATTCGAGCCGATTCGCCACCGGCTGGGCGTCGCCTATGACGATGAGTGCCTGTCGATCGCACTGACCTGGCGGCGCGATTATGCCGACACGGGCGACGCGCGGCGCGGCAACAGCTTCTCGTTCCGTATCGCGTTCCGCAATCTGGGCTTCTGACGGCTGTCGAGCGTTGGTTGCCCTCTCCATCATCGTCATCCCCGACTGAACCGAGATCCATCGCGGCGTTGAAATCATGGACCCCGGATCAAGTCCGGGGTGACGAATGTCTGGAAGCCACCCCGGAACCGCAGCCCGTTCGCTCAGCCTAGGTTCAGCGTTGCGGGCGTATTCGCGGGCATCAAATGGCTCCCATGGCGGATTGCGCTGGACCATCGGGCGTTTCCGCTGATACGGAGCGTCCGGACTTTCTCGAATAGGGTAAAGATGACCAAATTTTCGACCATGACCGGCCTGATCGCACTGGCCGCCGTCGGTGTAACGCCCGTGCTGGCGCAGACCGTTGCCGACAGCGAAGTTCCGACGACCAGCCTCAACATTCCCGGCAATGTGCAGCTTTACGGCGACGCCAAGCCCAACGTCTATCGCCCTTCCGCTTCGGTGAACGGAGAGATCATCACGGCAACCGACATCGAGCAACGGATGGCGCTGATCCGCATTGCGAACAACAATGTCGAATTGCCGGCAGAGGAAATCCAGCGGCTGCGCACCCAGGTGTTCAGCAACCTGATCGACGAGAAATTGCAGATCCAGGAAGCGAAAGCGGCCGATATCACGATCGACGAGAATGTCGTCAACGACCAGTTCGCGCGGCTTGCGATGCGTTTCAAACAAACACCCGACCAGTTTTCGACCTATCTCACGTCCAAGGGATCGTCGGCGGCGGCGGTTAAGCAACAGATCCGGGGCGAATTCGCCTGGGACCGCCTGCTTTCGCGCAACATCCAGTCGACGACCAACGTTTCGCCCGAAGAGGTCAAGATCGTCGCCGACCAATTGATCAATTCCAAGGGTCAGGATGAATTCCACCTTGGCGAAATCTATCTGTCGGCAACCCCCGAGACCGCCGCAGCGGTGTCCGAAAATGCCCAGAAGATCATTCAGGCGCTGCAGGCGGGTGGCAGCTTTGCCGCCTATGCACGCCAGTTTTCGGAAGCTTCGACCGCGGTCGTCGGCGGCGACCTCGGCTGGGTGAAAGCCGGGCAGCTGCCGGGTTCGATGGGCGAAGCCGCGACGCAGATGCAGCCGGGCCAGCTTGTCGGTCCGGTCGAGGTGCCCGGCGGTGTGTCGATCATGCTGATGATCGACCGACGTCAGGTGCTGACCGCCGATCCGCGCGACGCGATCCTCAGCCTCAAGCAGATTTCGCTCGACTTCCCCGCAGGCACGACCCCGGCGAAAGCGACCGAGATGGCGAGCGCCTTCGCCGAAAAGACGCGGGGCATCGCCGGTTGCGGCGCGGCCGACGCCGTCGCGCAGAGCCTGGGCGCGAACGTCGTATCGCGCGACAATATCGAGATGCGCGCGCTTCCGGCACCGCTGCAAGCCACATTGGCAAGCCTGCAGATCGGCCAGACGACGCAGCCCTTTGGCGCCGCGAACGAAGGCGTCAGCGTCCTCGTGCTGTGCGGCCGCGACATGCCGCAGACCGCGACCGCGCCGAACCTCGAGCAGATCGAGCAGAAATTGCTCGACGACAAGGTCAACAAGCGGGCCCAGCGCTATCTGCGCGACCTGCGTCGGGATGCCGTGATCGAATATAGCTGATGACGGTTCCGAATTATCGACAGCCGATCGCGGTCACCATGGGTGACCCGGCCGGCGTCGGCCCCGAAGTTTCCGCCCGCGCCTGGGCGGCACGTCGCGAACATGACCTGCCGCCCTTTGTCGCGATCGGCGATATCGCTGCCATCGAGGCCGTCTGGGACGGGCCGGTCGCACGCGTTGGCGACATGGACGAGGTCGTGCGCGCCTTTAACGACGCGTTGCCCGTCTGGCATCTGGAGAACAGCGGCCCGTTGACCCCCGGCACGCCGACGCCCGCGGGGGCGACCTGCGCGCTCCATGCGCTCGAAACGGGCATCGGGCTGACGCGCAATCAGGCCAGCTCGGCGCTCGTTACCGGGTCGGTATCGAAATATGCGCTCCACGGCATCGGCTACACGCATCCAGGACAGACCGAATTCATCGCCGAGCGTTGCGGGGTGGCCGCCACCAATGCGGTGATGATGCTGGCGGGCCCGAGCCTGCGCGTCGTGCCGCTGACCGTGCACATCCCCCTCGCCGACGTGCCCGAGCGGCTGACGAGCGAATTGATCGTCGCCAAGGCGCGAATCGTCGCGCGCGGACTGCGCCGCGACTTCGGGATAGAGACACCGCGTCTCGCGCTTGCGGGGCTCAACCCGCACGCCGGCGAGAGTGGGCAGCTCGGCAGCGAGGAGGAGCGCATCATGGCCCCCGCGGTGGCGCAGCTGGCCGAGGAAGGGATCGTCGTCGACGGGCCGGTCGCGGCAGACGCCCTCTTCGCCCCGGTGATCCGCGACCAATATGATGCCCTGCTTTGCGGCTATCACGATCAGGCGCTGGCGCCGTTCAAGGCGCTGCATTTCCACGACGGCGTCAATCTGACGCTCGGGCTGCCGATCATCCGGACCTCGCCCGACCATGGCACCGCATTCAATATCGCGGGTACGGGACAGGCCGATCCGGGGCCGACGATCGCCGCGATCGCAATGGCCGCGCGGATGGCCGCAGCACGCGAACGCAATTTCGCACCGGCAAAGTGACGGTCCAGCCGCAGACGCCGCTGCCGCCGCTGCGCGAGACCGTGCGCGCGCACGGACTGCAGGCGAGCAAGGCGCTGGGACAGAATTTCCTGTTCGACGAGCAATTGCTCGACCGGATTGCGGCGATTCCCGGCGATCTGAACGGCGCGACGGTGTTCGAGGTCGGGCCGGGGCCCGGTGGACTGACGCGAGCGCTGCTGCGTGCCGGCGCAAAGGTCATCGCGGTCGAGCGCGACGACCGCTGCCTGCCGTTGCTCGCCGAGCTTGGCGATGCCTTTCCGGGGCAACTGACGGTGATCGCCGACGACGCGATGGCGGTCGATGTC contains these protein-coding regions:
- a CDS encoding HdaA/DnaA family protein, translated to MARPSGQIALPLDWSAGGSNDGPLIVGTSNADAVRYLRHVATWPVRTAVLTGPRGSGRSLIGRLFVSDTGGRVIDGHDSVSEEEIFHAWNAAQASGEPLLIIADAPPADWNVALPDLRSRLAAVPVLTIGDPDDCLARDLIEAIFAQRGMALAPGVASYIVPRMERSYAAIHRIVAALDAASLEKGGGISIRLTRETLLSQGLIDPDLLERQDEAQCR
- the purM gene encoding phosphoribosylformylglycinamidine cyclo-ligase: MDSKHNQPGSYTYAQAGVSIETGNALVRAIAPLARATRRPGADADLGGFGGFFDLKAAGFNDPLLVAANDGVGTKLKLAIESGKHDGVGIDLVAMCANDLIVQGAEPLFFLDYYATGKLDNDVATEVVASIAEGCKQAGCALIGGETAEMPGMYSDGDYDLAGFCVGAVERDQVLTADKLAAGDVILGLASSGVHSNGFSLVRRLAADKGWKLDRPALFDQTILLIDALMAPTRIYVKSLLPLVKTGKIHALAHITGGGLLENIPRILPKTLHAHVDADAWEQPRLMAFLQAQGNIEPEEMARTFNCGIGMAVVVAESDVAEVTAALEAAGETAFRIGHIAEGEKGCTVTGSAETWSAMGAWSATHNG
- the purN gene encoding phosphoribosylglycinamide formyltransferase is translated as MAKARVAVLISGAGTNMAALLYAAKATDCPYKLVFVGSNDPDAPGLAIADAEGIATWALSHKGMNRDAFDALVDEQLRAAGAEFVALAGYMRILSDDFVGRWAGKMLNIHPSLLPLYKGLNTHSQAIDAGDKFGGCSVHIVTPGVDDGPVLAQTPVAILPGDTVETLARRVQFAEHQLYPATLAAFVTRERSPDYLLGRVRELAMALPEADEVVSHGMPCFGIVKGKKFAYFTEDHHGDGKIALLVKISGAEEQAMLIELDEDRYYRPAYFGDGWVGIRLDLGDTDWDAIGEWLRKSWLAIAPKKLAGLMGVAEEF
- the ndk gene encoding nucleoside-diphosphate kinase, which translates into the protein MAVTRTFSIIKPDATRRNITGAVTKMLEDAGLRVVASKRIHMTREQAEGFYAVHKERPFFGELVDFMISGPVVVQVLEGENAMQANRDIMGATNPANAEPGTIRKELAESIEANTVHGSDSDENAAIEIAYFFKPEEIVG
- a CDS encoding DNA polymerase III subunit chi, which translates into the protein MARVDFYRLTRDPVERVLPALATRILANGDRLLVVAAPAMQRQAIDEALWTLQPASFLPHGHAGSPDEEIEPILIAGTLDPSPPNRASHLALADGEWHEEAFGFERTFLLFDNSRIDDARALWRTLAAREDVDNRFWKQDENGRWSEGP
- a CDS encoding leucyl aminopeptidase; the protein is MDIQFVAQIDASADVVAFPVRKGEAGALGALLGAAAAQARFDGAAGTIAETAAIDGAQAKRLLLVGIGEGGEADLERGGAALTAKLQTSGVAHVHVDFASAGTSDADDVLAFAMGARLRNWRLDTYRTRLADTARPSLKTVTIASPHTDLSGRWAENEAIADGVALTQTLVAEPPNILYPETFVERCQHLADLGVEIEVLDERQMKALGMGALLGVAQGSTRPPRLLAMRWNGGNPGDAPVVFIGKGVTFDTGGISIKPAAGMDMMKWDMGGAGAVAGAIKAIAGRKAKANVVGVVGLVENMPDGNAMRPGDVVSTMSGQTVEVLNTDAEGRLVLCDAISWAQSAYDPKVIVDLATLTGAMVISLGHEYAGIFANDDTLATDLIAAGEASNNKLWRFPLSPAYDKLIDSPIADMKNIGPREGGSITAAQFLKRFVDEGVAWAHLDIAGMAWADKDGPVWAKGATGYGVRLLDRYIAANHEG
- a CDS encoding LPS-assembly protein LptD, with the protein product MSWALFQHTARARPFWLATASSAALIACPVLAQTSEEMTRPADVAAQPDLQTPDIAPAASDAPDVKGEEQIGFAADNLNYDSDSEVVVAEGNVQMNREAIEMRADKVTWNRQTGKVFAEGNVTIKNPEGDTAYGDKIELTDTLRDGVVENLLVVLDNGSRLAAIRGTRFDNGNIELENAAYTPCPVEDESGCPKNPSWQIRAVKVMYDRTKNKIRYKGARVEIFGLPLIPLPGLSHPANSEAGSGILVPEIRLDRSNGFEIAVPYYLRLAPDRDITITPHLYTSAAPMIEGEFRALTDIGSFRINGYATYGSLVPLTGEDPDTQKRFRGYLESAGKFQFDPRWSLTYSGRIATDRTFMRRYDISRDDRLRSTFELERIGGNSYMSIAGWATQTLRVNDVQGQQAIALPVIDYRQRFADPVLGGQFELQLNTLAIGRTAGQDTQRAFAGARWDLRGLTGLGQEVTLTALVRGDVYHSDENLLTAIPGYRGKSGWQARGIAAVAADMRWPFIGEFAGGTQTLTPRIQVVATPPIKNLDIPNEDSRAFDLEDSNLFAINRFNGHDRFEDGARVTYGVEWNYSRPGFNINSVVGQSYRLSDKPSLFPDGTGLTDRTSDIVGRTTIAYRDFLRLTHRFRLDKDNLAVRRNEFDATIGGRSTYAVLGYSRLNRDILLLGEDLQDREEARVGGRVAVAKNWSIFGSAIVDLTQQSDDPLSGADGFEPIRHRLGVAYDDECLSIALTWRRDYADTGDARRGNSFSFRIAFRNLGF
- a CDS encoding peptidylprolyl isomerase translates to MTKFSTMTGLIALAAVGVTPVLAQTVADSEVPTTSLNIPGNVQLYGDAKPNVYRPSASVNGEIITATDIEQRMALIRIANNNVELPAEEIQRLRTQVFSNLIDEKLQIQEAKAADITIDENVVNDQFARLAMRFKQTPDQFSTYLTSKGSSAAAVKQQIRGEFAWDRLLSRNIQSTTNVSPEEVKIVADQLINSKGQDEFHLGEIYLSATPETAAAVSENAQKIIQALQAGGSFAAYARQFSEASTAVVGGDLGWVKAGQLPGSMGEAATQMQPGQLVGPVEVPGGVSIMLMIDRRQVLTADPRDAILSLKQISLDFPAGTTPAKATEMASAFAEKTRGIAGCGAADAVAQSLGANVVSRDNIEMRALPAPLQATLASLQIGQTTQPFGAANEGVSVLVLCGRDMPQTATAPNLEQIEQKLLDDKVNKRAQRYLRDLRRDAVIEYS